The genome window gtccttggcctctgtttgtctgaggctagagaaggatagcaggagacaaatcgcttgatcactgtcttcggtccaccctctctggggcacctggtgctggccactgtcggcagacaggatactgagctaaatgaacctttggtctgaccgagtacggccattcttatgttcttaagttctaTGTTCTTATGCAAACCAAATGATCACCCATAGATATAAAAATGAAAGCATACAAAGGGCTGAGAGTAAGATTTAAATCAAGCTTTTAGTGCAAGTATGTATATCGCTGTACAATACTGCTAAGAACTGTAACAATACTGCTAAAAATGTCTATCATGTTCAGTATAGGCACAATGGTTTATAAACATGAATTGATCACAATGGTGCTGTTGGCAATTGGTGTATGTATATGTGTGCTTGATTTGACATGCACATTAAAGGAATAATAAGCAACACCAGGAGAGTAAGTTCACAAATAATATAGtggccatattttctgaaccaaaattagggacacgtTAGCCACGTCTTTTgatccccattagccacacctgctactcccattagccacaccccctgccacaagaagtcTCACCCCTGGAGATAGTATTCCTGGACTCAAGatagacacatgaccagaagtaaagggtgtcatgttacccttctaagaactcctcccaccatcctcctaccaataggaatGACTTTGACCCCCACAGGACCCCttccatgcaactatcctgcaattgcattaacccaatttgcaTTCCATTAACTCTGGGGTACAGGTTGAGAGGAAGTgtcccctctaagattttcctcccatgagcagggtgaattttgtcttgtgcacaagtattgagttcatgtgcgcttgttcagatgtgtgccactgtggcatccaagttattaataaatatcttataaacctcttccttttccctctgcttccatgtctcccaccctcccctcaccccatctgctcccctgattcttgctgccccccacccctcacccttctctgctgtcctggctcctgcccttctcactcccctcagccctttggggacctgCCCCACTCCCTTGCACCAGTCCGTCTCTTTCCCCTGTgtccactcctcctctagccccactctgatcatctgtagctacccctcTGCGTCCCCtgtcctaacacctccctctacccatctgccctgcctccctcctctgtCTTCTGGTGCCCatccccccctccagtgtctgcccttctgcttcaaccccacaatcccctggcacctgcaccttcccgtACCCTGCACTTTCCTGgagcctcccccttccctaactgctcctgccctccttgCCCGTTTTCTCCTTCATGTCCAGTCCCTCCATGTCCAGTCCCTCACCAACctttgccccagttctcctcagaCCCTACTGctccctcacacatgacttgctccatcctctgccttcctcatgcccatccctcctTTCAATGCCTCTTCTCCCGGCACCCCCTccacccttctcttcctccctcttggcCCCATTGtccttctcctttcctctcccagcatcaccttgtcccctcccttctctcatCCCCACTGACATCttccctcctgtcccccctcctgcccttttcctcattgtctcctcttggcctcctggtatttgtctctcctccaccctgccccttggtgccttcccctttcttctcctgccctggccccctctctcccctcaacacagggcccttcctctcctcatCCCCATTTCCCCCtcagttctccccctgccccttccctcaccttctgtcTTTAACATGGAAAGCAGTttgtggagcaggagctgggctgcaaCTCTATTTTTGTTACTATGGTCCAGCCCCAGAAGCTCctacagccctggccccagctgctcccagggtgggatcATGTGCTAGACCTGGAGCAGAGGCCGCCCATGGGGTATTTTTAATACCACAGTCCTGGTTCCTGTGGGACTGGGTCCAGCTGGAGTTAAGCAGCAGACACACGAGGCCCATTCCaatgaggctgccctggctggaaaGTACCTTGTGTGGCTGCCACTTGACTCCAGATGGAGCTGGGTCCACCCACAGGGACCCAGACCTTGGTACTAAAATAGCATTGTGGGCAGTCTTCTCTCCAGTGCCGGCACCTGCTGAGCCCAaacacaccctgccctgaagcaACCCAGCCGGGCTCCACATGGCTTCTGCCGGGGCTCAAAAgtgatcaggaggaggagaaggagcggTGCCACCAGACCAGGACCCACGCACAGAGGCAATCCCatgtggggaggcaggggaaggagagagggaggggctgcataCCACCAGaagccagcccagctgccctacacgccctgctgtggggggagaagaggaggccaCTGCATGGCGTGAGGAGCAATGGCACCATGTCATTTCTTGCTTCTTTCCACAAGCCAGTGTCCCCAAGTAGTTAAATGTCCGGCACAGttttctgggacatttcactTCTTGATGGGGCACTGGGACAGAGTAGTTAAATTCGGGACTGTCCCAGAAAAATTGGGATGTATGGTCAGCGTACATATAAGGCCAGTCAAATGTAACATTGCTGAGCCTTCTATGATAACATTAAAAAACTTCCCTTGTGTGCAAATGATTTCCTTTGTAGCTTTAGAGTCATTCTTGCCACAGATACTAAAGCTTCTCTTTTTACATTGCTACATTCTgttaacagcacagaactgttaTGTTCTTAAAAGAAATATGGCCGGGGTGCAGAATTTGCCATATCACATCAGAACATTAGTCCAATAAATCCAGTATGCCACCTCTAGCAATGTCTAATATGTTAAAACATCATTTCCTCTTCCAATTGTGAACTTAGATGATCTGTATAATGTTAGGTGGGAGAAGAAACTCTTCTTGATACGTGAAGCAGACCCTGAAAGCATATTTAAAttaaagattttcttttttatcttGGCTCACATTTCCTAAGGTTCAGATCCCAGAGCAAAGGCTCCACCATTCAAATCAGCTCCGACTTTTGAGACCCCTGTATcctcttctgaaccttttccagagGCCGGCCTTGATGATGTTCCAGTTCAGGAAAGGTATAAGTGGCAAAAtaatggacgcgctattttggcatccctgtaactcttgttccatgacagttaagggatgtctcataagagtgtgttatttcagaatttggcgctgtgtggatgtgccaaatttcaaaataagctattttgaaatagaatcgaaataagatacacaatttgcatagtgcgaattgtgtatcttatttcaagtttagggtgctgagtAGATGCATCCTCAGGCTCTACACTACAGTTTCTCTCCCTCCACTGTAACTCCCCCATTGCAGTGACTTAATAACTCCATTGCCAGTGTAGAGTCAATGTCCATGGAGTTACATCATTGCAGTGTCAGTGTAGAAACTGCGCTGTATATATTGACTGATGCTGGTTTTCAGAAATCATCCCATAGTGCCCCAGACTGACAGTTCAGTCCGTACAAGTGCTTCTGATGATGATGCACAGCATGGACATAAGGAGCAAAGTGTAGACCCCCACAAGCAATGTAATTACTACTGTAACTTTATGCTGGCATAACTTTGGTCTACTTAGTTTTGTAGTGTAGTTTATTCCTGACtcctagtcatttttgttttcttttcattttgattGGCTCTTTTTAAGCATGCCAGCCTGGGAAAATCTTCCCTGGGCCCTTCTCTTCTTCTAGTTCACTTTGTCACTAAGCTTTTCACTACTTGTACTTCAAGTCCTTATTGTGAAATGCTCAGGTTAGGTACAGACCTGAAAGGATAAAGAGAAAAACATTAGGAGCATGAGCATCAATACGAACAGTAGGTGTGAGCTTCTATCAATTTCTTTTGTTACTTTTCTTGTCATGGTTGGGTGTGGCAAAATCTCCAGCAGAAGCATTAAAGAAGCACTTTTCCAAATGGCAAGAGCAATTTTAAAGAACAGAAGTGAGAACATCAAGTACTGTACAAGAAGGAGAACAGCTTGAGGAAACTGGAATAACCTGTCAGATCAAACGTGGTTTGCATAAGCTGGGCCCAGTCTTGCCAATGGGAGTCTAAAGATCAGGAATACATTTCTGGTATCTTCTTGGTCTTGGCCACTGCACAATTAAAGACTTGTGGACAAACTTTGAAGAACATTCCATTTTTGTAAAGCTTTTGCAAGAAAGTGGGGACAAATTTATCCTCTGTTATCTCGTGAAACCCGCATTGTAGTAAACTGGAGTTGTACCTTGTAATGtgcacagaatttggcccacaaaCAGTAATTAAGAGTTTGTTCCTGTTGCTTATGCTGTATCTGGTGTTTATAATCCTACTTGTGGTGTCCATACCACAGCCCCAATCACTTGAGATGCAATGTGAACAATTCACTAGAAGAGGTATTTTAAATAATCCATGGTGTttcaaattatttcgaaagaatgcggcttttctttcgatggcggtaaacctcaatttatgaggaagaacgccttctttcaaaagtccctctttcgaaagaaggcgttcttcaatgtaaagaggccatcttcgaaagagagcatccagactcgctgggtgctctctttcgaaaaagcggatttctctttcgaaagatccgcctgcagtctagacgcgatcttttgaaagaggctctttcgaaagatgctttcgaaagagcctctttcgaaagaagcctgcagtctagacatagccctattgcTGTAGGAAGTTACACAATAATGCTAACCCCCTAAAGAACACTGTTTGAGTGGTTTCTAAATCATTCTCACGATAGTCTGAAGTAATGAAGTGATATTTTCCTTCTTTGCAGAGAAGTCAGGAGCTTCCAATTCCCTTTTCTGTGCAGAAGCCAATGGAGTTTTAGCTGAAATAGGAGTTTAAAAAATGTACAGAGAAGCTACAGTAAACgaagagaaatattcaggatatGCTTCCAGGTGCTCACAGCCCCCATGATAAATGTTGAGCTAAGTAAAGCTAATCTGTACCTAGAATGCTTTATTCAATGAGAAGCAAAATCAATTACAACTGACCTGTTGACTCTTGAAGTCTCTAGTTTGATCTCATGTTTTTTTACATCCACATGTTATTCAATCCAGAATGAtgaaggagggcagggcaggggggcagaaccACAGTCTACGGGCAATGAAACCTTGTTTGCCCAaaatctagggctgtgtctacactggcatgattttgcgcaaatacttttaatggaaaagtttttccattaaaagtatttgcgcaagagagcgtctatactggcatgtgattttacgcaagagatgtgcttttgtgcaaaagcaaccagtgtagacgctctcttgcgcaagaaagctccaatggccattttaaccatcgggctttcttgtgcaagaaattaacgttgcctatctacactggcctcttgcgcaagaatacttgcgcaagagggcttatcgcTGAGCGAGaccgtcagagtatttgtgcaagaagcactgattttgtatgtTAGAAcatcaatgttcttgcacaaatactcgcggccagtgtagacaggtggcaagattttgcgcaaaagcagtctcttttgcgcaaaatattgccaatgtagacacagcctagggttcTGCTCAGATTTCAAGGGCCTCAATCCCACATAATTTCTTACAGAATTCCTTTGAGGAGACTATATTCCCGCCTCTTGTGTTATAGGCACTTCCTCTGGCAACCCAAAAACTACAAACTATTAATAGTGAACAAATTATTGGCGAGTTTCTTCCTTTGCTCCCTAAACAGATTGGCTCATCAGAAGTCTGTTGAATTTTGGGGAGTGGAAAATAAAGGATCAGGACCATTTCAACTTCACAGTATGGTAAACATCCATTTTTCAGTGTCCTCCATTGTAAACATTAGCCTTGAAATTACTTCTGTCAATACTTCTTTTCATCGATAAACTGGTGTTCACTCAGGGGGCTGACAGTCTTAGCAGGCTCTTTGGCAAAGCAGGTGGAGAAGAGGTGGAGCTGAGGCTAGCTTCCCCAACACAGCCTCACCACCACCCTGAGGGCACTGCAccatttaaagggtctggggctcaggCTGCCACCTCTATCATAGTAGCGATAGCAGTGGCcaagagccttgggcccttttgaatcactgagtGCCAGGGCCAGTTTCCCCATTGACACACCGCTCCGTTGGTGGGCTTCTGTTCGCCTCAGCATTTAATAAGAAAGTGATTAACATTGCAGGCCTAATAACTGTATCTCTCTACCCTAATCATTATGTGCGGTAGGTCTTCATAATTTGTAGACTCTCTTGGGTAAGTTCAGTGTCCTCCTGTGCATGTCAGCAGTGCATTATTGTGTTACCAGAATATAAATGAAGGATAATAAAGTCCCTTTAATATTAAATAATGCATTGGCGAGTTACTTTCCCACCCTCCACTTGCTTCAAAATTCTACTGCAATGGAGTGTAATCTCAGGTACTTTATCTCTCCTTTCCTTTCTATTCCCAGATAGAATTAAGTGCAGTCACCATGTTTGAAACAAGACACAAATGACCATCATTTATTGAGTATGGTTAACATCATGAAAATACCTGAAACAGCTTATTCCTAAACAGATGAACTGCATGCGCGTCAGCCACACTCTGCATTTTTATACAAAACTTTTTCTAAAGCTTCTGGCAAGGATGAAttcattaataataattaatagcatGGGTGGAGCCACAACACATTGGTCTATGGTGATTTGGACAGTGTTGCTGCCCATACCATAGGGCAACTTGATGAAATTGACATAACTTTAAAAGTTCCTCAGGACTCTGTAAATTACAGTAAGGGTCTCTCCAGTCCTCAGAGCAGCCCAGAATTTGAAGGGTGAAAGAGTGTCTTAAAGCTATTTTGTTTCCCTCCTGTAGTGTACTAATCTTGTGCTGCTCCTCTAAGTAGGGGCATAGAATCTCATCCATGATTTTTAGGACTGCTTTGATTGCAGTGCACACTACACTGGGATAATACTTGTTTATGTTTTAATGGTGTTTGAAGACAGATTATTTTTCTTCTTACTTCTGGTTCACCTTTGACAATTTAGCTACTAAAATAGACAACAAAAATCACTGAATGTCATGAAAATGGCTTgttaaataagaaagtggttttcTCTATTTCATCTCTGACTCTGTGTTATACTTTATGAATAAAAGAGAACACATAGTTATGAAGTGATGACTGAATTATTGGCAATAATGGCACAAAGTGGGTTGACAGATTTTGCAGACACCCAAATATCTTAAATTTCCAGGTTAAACTATTTTCCTTGGATGCTTTGCCTCAAAGAGCCAAGATTTGAGTTGTGTGGCCTCATAACAAATTCCCTGAGGCATGAAAGACCTTGTTTGAAcataaataaaaaagtaaatgCTTAAAACTCTAATACCAGAACCACTCTACACCCCTACTAGTGGGAAGTAATGGGacaataaaaaaagttttaacaGGTCAAATAATTAACCTTTACAAGCCCATATCAAAGAGGAAAATTCACAACAATTTAGATCTTCTATTCTATAACTCCAACACTATATTACTACTTGCATAAAAAAGTTTTCAAGCCTTTCTAGTAATTCTTGGTCATAATGCTCTGTAAAAATAAGATAGTCAGTATGTACCTCTGGAATCCAAATATCAAAACAAGAGTAAGGCACCTCTCCTGCTGTTTCTAGTATTTATGGGGAAGTATAAAAATATCTAGGCTTGATGTTGCCCCGGATCTCATCTTCGTAGTTGGGAAGGCAGCAGAAGAAGAATCCCAGGCCTATCTCCATAATGGTGGTGGTCCAAGCAAAGCCATAGGCCCAGCTGAACATATTGACACCTTCCATGTCTATTTCCTTTGTGAACATCACTGGATAAATGATCACGGCCATGATTGAGAACACAgctgaagaaagagaaaagacaaCCAAAAATAAAGTCAGAATGAGTAACTATATTGGTATCCGATATTTCTGTCTTGATTTTATCACTGGCTGacttcaccttttttttttttttttttttagaggttTGAGGTTTTACTACTTGGATGGACATTCCATCAATTTTAATTGATATTTCTACATGCAGCGTGGCTATACAAGTGGACATAAACAGACTTGTTTGTTTGAAGAGTCAAATAAGGCTTATACTGATTTTACAACAGttactatttttaaaaggcaACTTTTTCCTCCTACATAGTCTTACCAGCCACAAAGAGCAACCCTCCGATTCCTCGTATATAGCTGAACAGAAGTGTGTCGATGGCAAAGGCTATGATGGCCAGGGCAAAACAAATGACCAGAATGATAAAACCGATAAGGAAGGTGGCGGCAGCAGCTCTTCCCCAGGCTGAAATCAGAAAGAAACTCTATTAGGAAGACAACAATGCAATAGATTCATGCCTACCTTAAAAATTAACTGTTTTCATTTCAAACAAATGTGAGAAGAAGGTACACTCCAGAAAAGAACACAGACACCTACTCTCCTTTCATTGGTTTTTGAGTATACAGAGTGGTTCTGATCCAGCAGAGAGTTAATGCAGAAGGTATGCTATTTAAACAAACATTAATTCTGAGTAGGAATTTCAATATTAAATACTAAGCACTGAGTTAGAAAaagcagaacataagaacagccagataATAACCTTATCTTATTTCATGAATACAGGGTATTTGTTCAGCAGCTAGCAGGCATGACTCCACTGGTTATGTCTATCATGACACCGATCCATATTATGCATAGGCATCAAATGATGAAAAGGCTCTTCCTCAAAAACAACTTAAAATCTTCCATTTTAAAAACTGTCTATATTTGCATGTTTGGCATGATTTGGCAAATCTAAACATCAGACACAAACAACCAAGGATAGATCATGACCCTGAAATGTAATGTGGAGGGCACCTTTCATGTATGTTTTTTCCTCTTGCTCATCCTCCAGGTCTTTTAACATAGTGATGACTGCTTCACTTTCAGTAACCATCACGGGAGATTACAGAAATAATCTGTGGTCAGATACTTTCCTCAGTAAGTACTCACTAAAATTAACAGGTGTTTGGATGAGTAAGGACCCAAAAATTTTTTCTGTCACACATAAGATCCTGGTGGATTTTAAATTCAGTCTCTGTCATGTCATATGTTTAGTTATAGCGATGTGTCCCAGACCAGTACAAATACTCTTGCTCTAAGTAAAGAACCTAAATGACTTATTGACTTTCACTGGGACTTGTGCTCCTCAATCACTTGAGCCCATCCTGAATCTATCAAGTATCACACAATTGAAATCAATGATCATTAGATGTCAAGGTGAATTCAGATCTCTCAGGCCATTACTCTTTACACTCCAGAATGCACAAAGTCTTCCAGAGCTCAGATGTTTGAAATACATGAGTGGTGAGATGATCTTTGGACTCAATGAGCCTTGGCTGGGAGAGGGAATACAGTTGTAGATGATATAAAACTACTCAAGGTAGTTAACTCTAAAGTAGGCTGCAAAAAGCTACACATGAATCTCACAAAATTGGATGAGTGTggaacaaaatgacagatgaaattcaacatcGGTTAATGCAAAGTAGTGCAAAATGGAAaatataaccccaactatatatatataaaatgatggggctAAATTGGCTGTTACCGCTCAAGAAAGAGAccatggagtcattgtggacagttctctgaaaacttccattcaGTGCatagcagcagtaaaaaaaaaaaaacttaacagaatgttgggaatcattacaaaaaggatagataataaaacaaaaccatcatatttcctctata of Pelodiscus sinensis isolate JC-2024 chromosome 3, ASM4963464v1, whole genome shotgun sequence contains these proteins:
- the LOC102448042 gene encoding p53 apoptosis effector related to PMP-22-like; translation: MVQYGLDYTRCRWILPLLLGLAVIFGLIALAGKGWLESETLPYQHQASLWESCTKFDNDPNWKCISLMDYAWGRAAAATFLIGFIILVICFALAIIAFAIDTLLFSYIRGIGGLLFVAAVFSIMAVIIYPVMFTKEIDMEGVNMFSWAYGFAWTTTIMEIGLGFFFCCLPNYEDEIRGNIKPRYFYTSP